From Fluviispira vulneris, a single genomic window includes:
- a CDS encoding SDR family NAD(P)-dependent oxidoreductase, giving the protein MFNISGKKIVLSGATSGIGKRFALFLAENKCELILIAKDEMKACSLEKELIKFNTKFRFEIMDIKNPKLFHTDKVDVLINCAGIVPKSPLQEITDSSFNETMQTNVNSILKLSNMLVNKMQNGSCIVNIISGMAYLTKENYGMYSISKAAAEHLTRFQALEFGKLGIRVNGISPGYIAVERNAENYEKANKEIMFHNSIIKRPGTPNEILGALQFLISNASSYMTGSILNVDGGFAAKVI; this is encoded by the coding sequence ATGTTTAATATCAGTGGTAAAAAAATAGTTTTGTCGGGAGCAACTTCGGGTATCGGCAAACGCTTCGCCCTTTTTCTTGCGGAAAATAAGTGCGAACTTATTCTTATTGCCAAAGATGAAATGAAAGCATGTTCTTTAGAAAAAGAATTAATTAAGTTTAATACTAAATTTCGCTTTGAAATAATGGATATTAAAAATCCAAAACTATTTCACACCGACAAAGTTGATGTGCTTATAAACTGCGCAGGCATTGTGCCCAAATCCCCTTTGCAGGAAATTACAGACAGCTCTTTTAACGAAACAATGCAGACCAATGTCAATAGCATTCTTAAATTGTCCAACATGCTAGTTAATAAAATGCAAAACGGTTCTTGTATTGTAAATATCATTTCAGGAATGGCATATTTAACAAAAGAGAACTACGGAATGTATTCCATCTCGAAAGCGGCTGCGGAACACTTAACTCGCTTTCAAGCGCTCGAGTTTGGTAAACTTGGTATTCGTGTCAATGGCATATCGCCAGGCTATATCGCTGTGGAACGCAACGCTGAGAATTATGAAAAAGCAAATAAAGAAATCATGTTTCATAATAGCATTATTAAACGACCTGGCACTCCGAATGAAATTTTAGGCGCACTGCAGTTTCTTATATCCAATGCCTCCTCCTATATGACTGGATCCATTCTGAATGTGGATGGTGGATTTGCTGCGAAAGTTATTTAG
- a CDS encoding TIGR04552 family protein, producing the protein MKESHHKHVKRELEGSTHNSNTTAWNIPWQEFDVILGVKNSYSQRNLNISCEKQARIFLKNCGFDLSNQIHIKQFEQFYGEALYFIRHILLTDEERTSLTVPSSLLYLKNPCHLLLFASANHPRKRYLRLWSCSILKVMYAISNLQFSGRLHIIDDAREQIFKRIRNHIHLNKIDEIEFNHNNFSINLNKVEWKEAKTRTSIVLKLLHKPDSIVDDVFDYLGVRFVVEKSSEIPLLLKHLIETDIIIPHQVVALRTRNSLLNVKHPKKIFSFLKELKSCGTLTDEEFNQMCENIIWSNQTNEEVLKRTNTFTSQHYRSLQFTVRHLVRTPNPAFLVLESMTNQLRRYTGVQRQEPWMESVIPQYFAHYFPIEIQMMDQESYEMAKFGPASHEQYKSQQHKSVRERVLGNLLTFKKEKLASQDF; encoded by the coding sequence TTGAAAGAAAGCCATCATAAACATGTAAAAAGAGAGCTCGAAGGTAGCACACATAACTCAAATACGACTGCGTGGAATATTCCATGGCAAGAATTTGATGTGATTCTTGGCGTAAAAAACTCTTATTCGCAGAGAAACTTAAATATCTCGTGTGAAAAACAGGCTAGAATTTTTTTAAAAAATTGCGGTTTCGATCTTTCTAATCAAATACACATAAAACAATTTGAACAATTTTATGGTGAAGCACTTTATTTCATAAGACATATCTTACTTACTGATGAAGAACGAACAAGTTTAACAGTTCCATCAAGTCTCCTCTATCTTAAAAATCCCTGTCATTTGCTTTTATTTGCAAGTGCCAATCATCCACGCAAACGATATTTAAGATTATGGAGTTGTTCAATATTAAAAGTAATGTATGCTATATCAAATTTGCAATTCAGCGGAAGGCTGCATATAATTGATGACGCACGCGAACAGATATTTAAACGCATTCGCAATCATATTCACCTCAATAAAATCGATGAAATAGAATTTAATCATAACAATTTTTCTATTAATCTTAATAAAGTTGAATGGAAAGAAGCAAAAACTAGGACCAGTATTGTATTAAAACTTTTACACAAGCCTGATAGTATAGTTGATGATGTTTTTGATTATTTAGGAGTCCGCTTTGTCGTAGAGAAATCAAGTGAAATACCTTTACTTCTAAAACATCTTATCGAAACTGATATTATTATCCCTCATCAGGTTGTTGCATTGCGAACAAGAAATTCACTGTTAAATGTCAAACATCCAAAAAAAATATTTTCATTTTTAAAGGAACTAAAATCTTGTGGTACTTTAACTGATGAAGAATTTAATCAAATGTGCGAAAATATAATTTGGTCAAATCAAACAAATGAAGAAGTCTTAAAAAGAACCAACACTTTTACCAGCCAACATTATCGCTCATTGCAGTTTACCGTCAGACATCTTGTGCGCACTCCAAACCCCGCTTTTCTTGTACTTGAATCCATGACAAATCAATTGCGCAGATACACAGGTGTTCAACGCCAAGAACCTTGGATGGAATCCGTTATTCCACAATATTTTGCTCACTACTTTCCCATCGAAATACAAATGATGGATCAAGAAAGCTATGAAATGGCCAAATTTGGCCCAGCATCCCATGAGCAATATAAATCACAACAACACAAATCCGTCAGAGAAAGAGTTTTAGGAAATCTTTTAACATTTAAAAAAGAAAAGCTCGCTTCACAAGATTTTTAA
- a CDS encoding catalase — protein MKINIFNYAISIVLGSFSFAHINFAIASENPIKKQDELISASESPLDRNLSLPNIEDLEYLQSDENLEKIVAQMFQSIVKKGQVSRPGEARAAKRGAHAKHHGCAVGKFIIEKGLPKVFRKGVFAREIEYKAFVRFSNGTSEIKSDLIPDSHGMAIKLLGINAQLLDDYEANGEKNTQDFIMIDTPIFFLRKAEDYISVMTASAKGPDGLKEWMKSHPYEAVILTQSLKEMKISPLGSQFWSQTPYKLGANNAMKFTAKPCAKQNFSDLPVKNAVNDNYLKEGLAQYLAKENACYEFFVIPQRDKKTMPIEDSTIEWPTQWNGQKNIFKLATLLLPKGQVSNSDLSMQYCEDMSFTPWHGTEDLKPLGEVNLVRKYVYSELSKFRLHLNNLIQLLPSEELWQKLMGQRKNTVEKE, from the coding sequence ATGAAAATAAACATTTTTAATTATGCGATAAGTATAGTCTTAGGCTCTTTTTCTTTTGCACACATCAATTTTGCAATTGCAAGTGAAAATCCTATAAAAAAGCAGGATGAACTGATATCAGCCTCTGAATCTCCATTAGATAGAAATCTTTCTTTGCCAAATATTGAAGACTTAGAATATTTACAGAGTGATGAGAATTTAGAAAAGATCGTCGCGCAGATGTTTCAATCCATCGTAAAAAAAGGACAGGTCTCGCGCCCAGGTGAGGCAAGAGCAGCTAAACGAGGTGCGCATGCAAAACATCATGGCTGTGCTGTGGGTAAATTTATTATCGAAAAAGGCTTGCCAAAAGTTTTTAGAAAGGGAGTTTTTGCTCGTGAGATAGAATACAAAGCCTTTGTACGTTTTTCGAATGGAACATCTGAGATAAAATCCGATCTTATTCCCGACTCACATGGAATGGCAATAAAACTGCTTGGAATAAATGCTCAACTTTTAGATGATTATGAAGCAAATGGTGAAAAAAATACACAAGATTTTATTATGATCGACACCCCTATTTTCTTTTTACGCAAAGCAGAGGATTATATTTCTGTGATGACAGCATCTGCAAAGGGGCCTGATGGGTTAAAAGAGTGGATGAAGTCTCACCCCTATGAAGCGGTTATACTGACCCAGTCATTAAAAGAAATGAAAATCAGTCCTTTGGGTTCCCAGTTTTGGAGTCAGACCCCTTATAAACTCGGTGCAAATAATGCGATGAAGTTTACCGCAAAGCCTTGTGCAAAGCAAAACTTTTCGGACTTACCTGTTAAAAATGCGGTTAATGATAATTATTTAAAAGAGGGCTTGGCTCAGTATTTAGCAAAAGAAAACGCTTGTTATGAATTTTTTGTCATTCCACAGCGGGATAAAAAAACCATGCCAATCGAGGATTCAACTATAGAATGGCCAACACAATGGAATGGACAAAAAAATATTTTTAAACTAGCAACATTGTTGTTACCTAAAGGTCAAGTGTCGAATAGTGATTTGAGTATGCAATACTGTGAAGATATGTCATTTACTCCATGGCATGGCACAGAAGATTTGAAACCCTTGGGGGAAGTTAATCTTGTACGTAAGTATGTTTATTCAGAACTTTCAAAATTTAGATTGCATTTAAATAACTTAATACAGCTATTACCAAGTGAAGAATTATGGCAGAAATTAATGGGTCAAAGGAAAAATACGGTTGAAAAAGAGTGA
- a CDS encoding lipocalin-like domain-containing protein, whose product MNENIIGTWILKKFTFENETGSVNNWDENAKGLLIYTRNGFMSASLCGKNDSEFYSGRYEINENTVIHKVENATDRKKLNNNLHRNIKLSDDKKTLFITAEEFCPGKVSNLIWEKSE is encoded by the coding sequence ATGAATGAAAATATAATCGGTACATGGATACTCAAAAAGTTTACTTTTGAAAATGAAACGGGAAGCGTAAATAATTGGGATGAAAACGCGAAAGGTTTGTTAATTTACACAAGAAATGGCTTTATGAGTGCGAGCCTATGTGGCAAAAATGATTCGGAATTTTATTCTGGAAGGTATGAAATAAACGAAAACACCGTTATTCATAAAGTTGAAAACGCAACTGATAGGAAAAAGCTAAATAATAATTTACACAGAAATATAAAATTAAGTGATGATAAAAAAACACTCTTCATTACTGCTGAAGAGTTTTGCCCTGGGAAAGTTTCAAACTTAATTTGGGAAAAGTCGGAATAA
- a CDS encoding FAD-binding and (Fe-S)-binding domain-containing protein yields the protein MNNQELDNWLDLAGLMPPMPSDAAQKLYAKLGVDTSGKHTFLPSLITRNEYSHSILPLMKQELNSDLVDFIHKRVEKTFELRNKLKTLQNRIIDIVGTGNFSALWLDREAFSADSMEHRALMTEAVIHIYSVEALQKIVTLFYKHEIPMIPYGEGGGYNMGVTPMAPAVTISLRGIDHISEIRTSRRSEGKYEISVGAGVPFKDLVAYLAKRGFVLRCDPNTPRAATGGIAATGSNGGRKAFEVILHGRAVTADGTALCFEADKYETDCINSEPFLLARKFFSIENTKEFEEKYNEIKKKRLKACRTVNSTGVIIPLQGMKANANMLAQQAELREKGHENTDSMHDAPTLPISAFVGAEGSTGFIYEVTFEVEKPLEWLQASRWHFNNVDAAMCATRAIKKLPKHEQPEYFEFISGQSIRRFLIQDFPTVFSQNDEAVIILAVEGKSKEDCALRHMLNEKVAHEAMLNSQYKVTDVLIKMEKTNVLLQSEGIEQFEILRKPREELPKKLRTKCKTDMEIRTEYLGEVLKIVAGTNPRERAEQKQDVLFGHLTPNHTAIIHWNIGGFDLYDEEQADIAWDYLENVIGKAQSLAPSEDKNGSARFTGEHGVAGKAPFLWLNYIPENDFKRMCSVKDILDKKDLFNPDTLFLRTSHARALRARLLNTSAKFIQESLVKTKKAETKNLALLNDPDFLLLASENYAVAEGQRCTRCNSCKVCPVVDAEHELEREKKRKSKTSVLPSKRNILMFMEKIAHMRRASEQTQDKNAVDKIFKVTAQMMKESAALLSKCFYCRKCDKACPVDIEIHPLMRAYHKMGKLPSMGSKLWGFIYERLMGEDFFKSVTYRLVAFFILLGAPFLYFMRKLSFVPDWLKSYTVPPTLAFAHYEAANEGSKIESRDNFVIIANDIGTDNFIGHEKFANETVYIRYRGCMDTFGKPEATTSVDEYFKNVLHARIVDLEKKMCCGFPFEADGLHERAKQSQILSLIEIAKCIHRLMQECKDALKEIPQFIVFSNCPTCCEAIKEMRALLKNEDIREQVRIRAKLPEDFDMLSLDFTIQDTAEIAMNLIKKTKAENIPAEENTLALNKVTKTVGLKVPCHNTKSATEAQIELLKMYYTGVAAYDRCCGLSGTGRLKHPKIGTKISEKLFEQIREEPPSAVVTGCPSCRDGVKMQRDILAAKKDSIAEFEVSGIFEQILKDCKKVAS from the coding sequence ATGAATAATCAGGAACTTGATAACTGGCTTGATTTAGCTGGTCTCATGCCTCCTATGCCTAGCGATGCCGCGCAAAAACTTTATGCAAAACTTGGAGTAGACACTTCAGGCAAACATACTTTTTTACCGAGCCTCATCACTCGGAATGAATATTCACATTCAATATTACCGCTCATGAAGCAAGAGTTAAATTCAGATTTAGTCGATTTTATTCATAAAAGAGTTGAAAAAACTTTTGAATTAAGAAATAAATTAAAAACCTTACAAAATAGAATTATCGACATTGTCGGAACAGGGAATTTCTCTGCTCTTTGGCTTGATCGTGAAGCCTTTTCTGCGGACAGTATGGAACACCGTGCTCTCATGACTGAAGCCGTTATTCATATTTATTCAGTTGAAGCATTACAAAAAATTGTTACGTTATTTTATAAGCACGAGATACCCATGATCCCCTACGGCGAAGGCGGCGGATATAATATGGGTGTGACTCCAATGGCACCAGCCGTTACTATAAGTCTACGTGGAATCGATCACATTTCTGAAATTAGAACAAGTCGCAGAAGTGAAGGTAAATATGAAATTTCTGTAGGAGCAGGTGTTCCATTTAAAGATCTCGTTGCCTACCTTGCAAAACGTGGCTTTGTTTTGCGTTGCGATCCCAACACACCAAGGGCAGCAACCGGAGGAATAGCAGCAACAGGGAGCAACGGCGGACGCAAAGCTTTTGAAGTCATATTACACGGCAGAGCTGTTACAGCTGACGGAACAGCTCTTTGTTTTGAAGCAGATAAATACGAAACAGATTGCATAAATAGCGAACCATTTTTACTTGCACGGAAATTCTTTAGCATTGAAAATACAAAAGAATTCGAAGAAAAATACAATGAAATAAAAAAGAAAAGATTAAAAGCTTGCAGGACTGTAAATTCTACAGGAGTGATTATTCCACTGCAAGGAATGAAAGCCAATGCCAATATGCTTGCCCAACAAGCAGAACTAAGAGAAAAAGGCCACGAAAACACGGACAGCATGCACGATGCACCTACTTTACCCATTTCAGCATTTGTGGGTGCAGAAGGAAGCACAGGTTTTATCTATGAAGTGACTTTTGAAGTCGAAAAACCACTCGAATGGTTACAAGCTTCACGCTGGCACTTTAACAATGTTGATGCTGCAATGTGCGCTACCCGCGCCATAAAAAAATTACCGAAACACGAACAACCAGAATATTTTGAATTTATTTCTGGACAAAGTATCCGTCGTTTTCTTATTCAAGATTTCCCCACTGTTTTTTCACAAAATGATGAAGCCGTTATTATTTTAGCTGTTGAAGGAAAATCAAAAGAAGACTGCGCATTACGTCATATGCTTAATGAAAAAGTTGCGCATGAAGCTATGTTAAATTCACAATATAAAGTAACAGATGTTTTAATTAAAATGGAAAAAACAAACGTTCTCTTACAAAGTGAAGGCATTGAACAATTTGAAATACTTCGTAAACCACGTGAAGAACTCCCAAAAAAATTGCGCACAAAATGCAAAACAGATATGGAAATTCGCACAGAATATTTGGGTGAAGTTTTAAAAATTGTCGCGGGAACCAATCCACGTGAACGAGCAGAGCAAAAACAAGATGTCTTATTTGGTCACCTCACACCTAACCATACGGCTATTATACACTGGAATATTGGTGGGTTTGATCTCTATGATGAAGAACAAGCTGACATTGCGTGGGACTATTTAGAAAACGTCATCGGCAAAGCACAGAGTTTAGCTCCCTCTGAAGATAAAAATGGCAGTGCTCGTTTCACAGGTGAACACGGGGTTGCTGGCAAAGCTCCATTTCTATGGCTCAATTATATCCCAGAAAATGATTTCAAAAGAATGTGTTCTGTAAAAGACATTCTTGACAAAAAAGATCTCTTTAATCCAGATACACTCTTTCTACGCACAAGCCATGCAAGAGCACTTCGCGCACGTTTGTTAAATACAAGCGCAAAATTTATTCAAGAATCTTTAGTAAAAACAAAAAAAGCGGAAACAAAAAATTTAGCTCTCTTAAATGATCCTGATTTTTTACTACTCGCTTCTGAAAATTATGCTGTTGCAGAAGGCCAACGCTGCACGCGTTGCAATAGTTGTAAAGTTTGTCCTGTAGTTGATGCAGAACATGAACTTGAACGAGAAAAAAAGCGTAAAAGTAAAACTTCTGTTTTACCAAGTAAACGAAATATTCTCATGTTTATGGAAAAGATTGCCCACATGCGAAGAGCATCAGAACAAACTCAAGATAAAAATGCAGTGGACAAAATATTTAAAGTAACGGCGCAGATGATGAAAGAAAGCGCTGCCCTGCTCTCAAAATGTTTTTATTGCAGAAAATGTGATAAAGCCTGCCCTGTCGATATTGAAATACATCCTCTCATGCGCGCTTATCATAAAATGGGCAAACTTCCGTCAATGGGTTCCAAACTTTGGGGCTTTATATATGAAAGACTTATGGGTGAAGATTTCTTTAAATCTGTTACCTATCGTCTGGTTGCATTCTTTATACTTCTTGGCGCTCCCTTTCTTTATTTTATGCGGAAACTTTCTTTTGTTCCCGACTGGTTAAAATCTTATACAGTGCCTCCTACCCTTGCTTTTGCCCATTATGAAGCCGCAAATGAAGGTAGCAAAATTGAATCGAGAGATAATTTTGTCATTATTGCCAATGACATAGGCACAGATAACTTTATTGGCCATGAAAAATTTGCGAACGAAACAGTTTATATCCGTTACCGTGGTTGCATGGATACGTTTGGCAAACCAGAAGCAACAACGAGTGTCGATGAGTATTTTAAAAATGTTTTGCATGCACGTATTGTAGATCTTGAAAAGAAAATGTGCTGCGGTTTTCCATTTGAAGCAGATGGTTTGCATGAAAGAGCAAAACAAAGTCAAATTTTAAGTCTTATAGAGATAGCTAAATGCATTCATCGACTCATGCAAGAATGCAAAGACGCATTAAAAGAAATTCCCCAATTCATTGTGTTTTCCAATTGCCCCACCTGTTGTGAAGCCATTAAAGAAATGCGCGCTCTGTTGAAAAATGAAGATATTCGTGAACAAGTGCGCATACGGGCAAAATTACCCGAAGATTTCGACATGCTTTCACTTGATTTTACAATTCAAGACACAGCTGAAATTGCTATGAATTTAATTAAAAAAACAAAGGCTGAAAATATCCCTGCAGAAGAAAACACTTTAGCCCTCAATAAAGTAACAAAAACAGTTGGTTTAAAAGTTCCTTGCCACAACACAAAGTCAGCAACCGAAGCACAAATTGAATTGTTAAAAATGTATTACACGGGTGTAGCAGCCTATGATCGCTGTTGTGGTTTATCAGGTACTGGACGCTTAAAGCATCCCAAAATAGGGACAAAAATATCAGAAAAACTCTTCGAACAGATTCGCGAAGAGCCCCCCAGCGCCGTAGTCACAGGTTGCCCCAGCTGCCGTGATGGAGTAAAAATGCAACGAGATATCCTTGCTGCTAAAAAGGATTCCATTGCAGAATTCGAAGTCTCTGGCATATTTGAACAGATTTTAAAAGACTGCAAAAAAGTTGCTTCATAA
- a CDS encoding helix-turn-helix domain-containing protein produces MANKINDRITLLRNLLKLSRADVERKYQLSQETLKAWEYGKNNINNTNIDFLLNIYRNEGVLVTKEWLVKGTGISPTSSVTANKINSEEFNFLMDEPFQMEREIKFLLNLNPDYISFRVNNDSMTPKFQNDSIVIGKKRFASDITKTVGKDCIIKIKGKKDILLRRIGLTEKNKYILSVLNPIDLVEDPIIIASELDFSAPVIFVRYCDY; encoded by the coding sequence ATGGCGAATAAAATAAATGATCGAATTACATTATTACGTAATCTTCTCAAACTATCTAGAGCAGATGTAGAAAGGAAATATCAACTCTCACAGGAGACTTTGAAAGCTTGGGAATATGGAAAAAATAACATTAACAATACAAATATTGATTTTCTTTTAAATATATATCGAAATGAGGGAGTCCTTGTTACCAAAGAATGGTTAGTTAAGGGTACTGGAATATCTCCCACTTCAAGTGTAACTGCAAATAAAATAAATAGTGAAGAATTCAATTTTTTAATGGATGAGCCCTTTCAAATGGAAAGAGAAATAAAATTTTTGCTCAATCTAAATCCTGATTATATTTCTTTTAGAGTAAATAACGATTCAATGACACCTAAATTCCAAAATGATAGTATCGTAATAGGGAAAAAGCGATTTGCATCTGACATAACTAAAACAGTTGGAAAAGATTGTATAATTAAAATTAAAGGCAAAAAAGATATTCTCCTCCGTAGAATTGGTTTAACAGAAAAAAATAAATATATTCTATCTGTTCTCAATCCAATAGATCTTGTTGAAGACCCAATAATTATAGCGAGTGAATTAGATTTTTCTGCTCCAGTAATTTTTGTTAGATACTGCGATTATTAA
- a CDS encoding SDR family NAD(P)-dependent oxidoreductase produces MNFNDKVVMITGGTSGIGKKAALDFAEQGAIVNIIGRRSQEGMSVEGQLKSFNNKNKFYEGDIKNEESISHIINLIISNHKKLDIAINNAGIEGIWTDIETMSLKNFEEVVSTNIVGTFNCLKHEIIQMKKQHSGNIINISSISGLVGFPNGCHYVASKHAVLGLTKSLALEVAPHGIRINAVCPGATGTDMLDRIADSEQQSKFAKRHPLGRIASTTEISKVIMFLAGEDSSFITGQSIAVDGGYTIN; encoded by the coding sequence ATGAATTTTAATGATAAAGTTGTAATGATTACAGGTGGAACTTCAGGAATAGGAAAAAAAGCTGCATTGGATTTTGCTGAACAGGGAGCAATCGTAAATATAATTGGTAGGAGATCACAAGAAGGTATGTCAGTTGAAGGACAATTAAAATCTTTTAACAATAAAAATAAATTTTATGAAGGCGATATTAAAAATGAAGAAAGTATAAGTCATATAATAAATTTAATAATATCTAACCATAAAAAACTTGATATCGCTATAAATAATGCTGGTATTGAGGGGATATGGACTGATATTGAAACTATGAGTCTTAAAAACTTTGAAGAAGTCGTATCAACAAATATTGTTGGAACATTTAATTGTTTAAAGCATGAAATTATCCAAATGAAAAAACAACACTCTGGTAATATTATAAACATATCATCTATAAGTGGACTCGTTGGTTTCCCAAACGGCTGCCATTATGTCGCAAGTAAGCATGCCGTTTTAGGACTAACAAAAAGTTTAGCTCTAGAGGTAGCTCCGCATGGAATTAGGATAAATGCTGTTTGCCCAGGAGCAACTGGAACCGATATGCTTGATAGAATAGCGGATTCAGAGCAGCAGTCAAAATTTGCAAAACGACATCCTTTAGGTAGAATCGCTTCCACAACTGAGATTTCAAAAGTGATTATGTTTCTAGCGGGAGAGGACTCGTCATTTATCACAGGTCAAAGTATTGCTGTGGATGGAGGATATACAATAAATTAA